In a single window of the Syngnathus typhle isolate RoL2023-S1 ecotype Sweden linkage group LG19, RoL_Styp_1.0, whole genome shotgun sequence genome:
- the svila gene encoding supervillin a isoform X5: MYRNPWISNYLSHVKFCGEGLPSDSSITISKSRLLQRRALSFQKQFSLDEKGDPIKVTKDIDVSLLANLNKVSELRKRFEGITTSTSDLEMNRKERITRRLEGIEGEPHPSVLPNLVANRLLEEDTPRYTRASDSCEPRGVTVQRYGMEELENPDSMQPLVPERQSRSQHRSDPKASNHADHNSSPSSSKGGPELESKAERIARYKAERRRQLAERYGISLDLEPDMEHPSRYTRPLKEPDGPERRNKAEFVPDEERNLAMTSTGSPRRGQSAPQKSHPEAGYEMSRSRVDSFLERERLLNLENQRRAAAPEPSTYMDVTSLSSSASVPARDYTGTGAPPSSPKMSRRPSVPSPKHGVSPGDFFIEQQAHNILTRHGTRAKVCPDWFLKTDADGDTHTLINWPSRIRVRERLAKEDCRQRSPEPASVAEAPTYRRQFQHQPSARYTTEPTIPQQNHPHHHPQALLSPSRPPGAPDITGYPSYLSMTSGAPSKLELLPDEESEETGDVRTEGLLRCRKAVLPSEVRRRERSAEDPHRGRRDDEMRSSKAFTEIEEPPRRGHRGRARWETLEPSRHTEQTSHQQETSNRSRERENLIYVQKGLSASHIQPKAAPIHPVADLGDQEPNHRSLRHHSQEAKKNNAEIHQDSRVSVAQLRNSYMESSNTPPSRRRDEADAANQGQAGYRASCRGRRPLHYIYPGECRKTSERFRTQPITTSERQETDRSCVSSELTSNQADEEKLDERAKLSVAAKRSLFRELEKNIGSGKPRSRNAAVDRRLRRTQDRSRTQPVTTEEVVIATTAPTHVPHTVHTAVARVSSPTLVCSALAPSSLQASSHHNASAREQAPDARRTPPEQEPQSCKQVAPMDDKSQAQEEPDLCTLSLAEKMALFNRLAQPPTRVTRVRGDTRQRRSSARYQTQPITLGDMEKLHNDGGSQFEHLPSSRGGTLSTDHAGDIHVTRAAVEASAPDPRPHDHQTQPYRASRHAEEETERAGGKRKLPSPEREVRQAAPPHPHAGRERREEEEEQWRSRGRLDEAMLNSDHHMLIERQEQKNEEGDHVAFQRRRTFSEELPEPTIVRSRLASGSSRGGVCQPPETDAYPDDGELGAGTLQSEPQDDLCDGMTAKHMSIKQRVALLKKSGEDDWRNRINKKQDAVKVAVDDQNAHLWEVEQSFMKKGDEELMMDDLAVSDQLWVPKSSRSMQVDERYPWRRKRITEAAMESQRIEAQMSIQERKEQIEAQEEAWKSKGHGAANDSTQFTVAARMAKKGLASPSPLQSSSSKAKNSSPAISKPQDEIKAIPDLNLESDRKLEKLESFLGKLNSKALPEATVTVTEKKIKEVMTLDDEDFSKFYRQVEEPLSITNKVELADDFDAIFGRQVPTLMSDMVQHKRAVRPTRNVQASKNPLKMLAAREDIRHEYTEQRLNVGLLESRRMKAEKMNMNSNLSDVALAGLASTENFSNVNLRSVNISEQMSNNSAVPYKKLMLLQVKGRRHIQTRLVEPRASSLNSGDCFLLITPHHCFIWMGEFANVIEKNKAAELGNFIQSKRDLGCRADSVQVIEEGVDSHGQAAKEFWKILGGLASYQSAGTPDEDELYEGAIVETNCIYRLIDNKLVPDDDFWAKIPRCSLLKPKEVLVFDFGSEMYIWHGKEVTLAQRKVAFQLAKHLWNGTFDYTNCDINPLDPGECNPLIPKKGQGRPDWAVFGRLTHHNETTLFKEKFLDWSESRKAPSPSKTSNNHSIDRKDQPTSDQPRAYDAALMLPLHQAPVCTVVDGLNVGRGYGLVEVDDWRCYEISTIGVEVWHILEFDYSRLPRQSIGQFHEGDTYVVKWKFMVSTAVWKRQNPEQVKTTGPGKEKCCYFFWQGRNSTVSEKGTSALMTVELDEERGAQIQVQQGKEPPCFLQCFTGRMIVHAGKREEEEENSQNDWRLYCVRGEMEAESHLVEVVCHCSSLRSRVSMVLLSVSQSLIYLWHGCKSQAHTREVAHTAASRIKEHCPLEAGLHSSSKVTIRECEEGAEPQGFWEALGRRDRKAYDCMLQDPGRFNFTPRLYQLSSSSGDFVAVEFHYPARDNKQVNSMPFLQEDLYSASQPALFLVDNHHEVYLWQGWWPQDSESTGSARIRWDSDRKCAMETVLQYCREKNPKKAPKAYLIHAGLEPLTFTNMFPSWEHREDVAEITEREAEVCNQIILVEDVLARLCQTAYPLEDLLARPLPEGVDPLRLEVYLTDEDFEGVGACGKRGLEMTREEYDSMPAWKQVNLKKSKGLF; encoded by the exons ATGTACCGGAACCCGTGGATTTCCAATTATCTAAGCCATGTCAAGTTTTGCGGTGAAG GACTCCCAAGTGACAGCTCTATCACAATTAGCAAAAGCAGATTGCTTCAGAGGAGAGCTCTTAG CTTCCAAAAACAATTCTCTTTGGACGAAAAAGGTGACCCAATCAAAGTTACCAAAGATATAGATGTTAGTCTCCTGGCTAATCTCAACAAAG TCTCTGAGTTGAGGAAACGATTTGAAGGCATCACCACAAGCACGAGTGACTTGGAAATGAACAG GAAGGAGCGCATCACCCGGCGATTGGAAGGCATCGAGGGGGAGCCGCATCCATCGGTCCTGCCCAATTTGGTGGCCAATCGTCTTCTGGAAGAAGATACACCGCGATACACGAGAGCTTCTGACTCATGCGAGCCACGTGGTG TTACAGTGCAAAGATATGGAATGGAAGAGTTAGAAAATCCAGATAGTATGCAGCCGCTAGTTCCTGAGCGACAGTCCAGAAGTCAACATCGATCTGATCCGAAGGCCTCCAATCACGCTGATCACAATTCATCACCATCATCCAGCAAAGGTGGTCCAGAGCTAGAGTCCAAAGCTGAACGCATTGCCCGCTACAAGGCGGAGCGCCGTCGGCAGCTGGCTGAGCGTTATGGTATCTCTTTGGACCTGGAGCCAGACATGGAGCATCCATCCCGCTACACTCGTCCTCTTAAAGAGCCCGATGGCCCCGAAAGGCGTAACAAAGCGGAGTTTGTCCCGGATGAAGAAAGAAACCTCGCTATGACTTCCACCGGTAGTCCGAGGCGAGGGCAAAGCGCACCCCAAAAGAGCCATCCCGAGGCGGGCTATGAAATGAGTCGAAGCAGAGTGGATTCTTTCTTAGAGAGGGAGCGGCTCCTGAACCTGGAGAATCAACGCAGAGCAGCCGCTCCTGAGCCGTCCACTTACATGGATGTTACATCATTGTCCTCCAGCGCCAGCGTGCCTGCTCGGGACTACACCGGCACAGGCGCGCCGCCAAGCTCGCCCAAGATGAGCAGACGACCTTCTGTCCCCTCACCCAAACACGGCGTGTCACCTGGTGACTTCTTTATCGAGCAGCAGGCCCATAACATACTCACCAGACATGG TACAAGGGCAAAAGTGTGCCCTGATTGGTTCCTCAAGACTGACGCTGATGGCGACACCCACACCTTAATCAACTGGCCCTCGAG AATTCGAGTTAGGGAGAGGCTTGCGAAGGAGGACTGTCGTCAGAGGAGCCCAGAGCCGGCAAGTGTCGCAGAAGCTCCGACATATCGCAGACAATTTCAGCACCAGCCGTCTGCGCGGTACACCACGGAGCCAACCATTCCCCAGCAGAACCACCCTCACCATCACCCGCAAGCGCTGCTTTCTCCGTCCCGGCCACCAGGGGCTCCAGATATTACCGGTTATCCCAGTTATCTGTCCATGACCTCTGGCGCTCCATCCAAACTGGAGCTGCTCCCAGATGAGGAAAGTGAGGAGACGGGCGACGTTCGGACAGAGGGCCTGTTGCGTTGTAGGAAAGCAGTACTACCCTCAGAGGTCCGCCGCAGGGAGAGGAGCGCCGAAGACCCGCATAGAGGAAGAAGAGATGATGAGATGAGGTCCTCCAAAGCGTTCACTGAGATTGAAGAACCTCCAAGAAGAGGCCACAGAGGCAGAGCCAGATGGGAAACACTTGAGCCCTCCAGACACACAGAGCAGACCAGCCATCAACAAGAAACCAGCAACAGGTCCAGGGAGCGTGAAAATCTCATTTATGTCCAGAAAGGCTTGTCGGCATCTCACATCCAACCCAAAGCAGCGCCGATCCATCCTGTAGCAGATCTCGGTGATCAAGAGCCAAATCATAGAAGCTTGCGTCACCATTCGCAGGAGGCCAAGAAAAATAACGCAGAGATTCACCAGGACAGCCGTGTGTCTGTGGCCCAGCTCAGAAATTCGTACATGGAAAGCTCCAACACTCCCCCGAGCAGACGCAGAGACGAAGC TGATGCGGCGAATCAGGGCCAAGCAGGCTACCGAGCCTCTTGCAGGGGCCGCAGACCCCTTCACTATATCTATCCGGGGGAGTGTAGAAAGACATCAGAGAGGTTTAGGACACAGCCCATCACCACTTCTGAGCGCCAGGAGACCGATAG gtccTGTGTGAGCTCCGAATTGACTTCCAATCAAG CTGATGAAGAGAAGCTCGATGAACGGGCCAAGCTGAGCGTAGCGGCCAAGCGCTCTCTCTTCAGG GAACTGGAGAAAAACATTGGGTCTGGCAAACCCCGTTCGAGGAATGCTGCAGTCGACCGAAGGCTGAGACGGACACAGGATCGGTCTAGAACTCAGCCAGTCACCACCGAGGAGGTGGTCATCGCCACCAC CGCCCCCACTCATGTGCCACACACCGTTCACACGGCTGTAGCGCGCGTCTCTAGCCCCACCCTTGTTTGCAGCGCCCTCGCTCCGAGCAG TCTGCAGGCATCATCGCATCACAACGCCAGCGCCCGCGAGCAGGCGCCAGACGCTCGCCGAACACCGCCCGAGCAAGAGCCCCAGAGCTGCAAGCAGGTCGCACCAATGGATGATAAATCCCAGGCCCAGGAGGAGCCTGACCTCTGCACGCTCAGTCTGGCGGAGAAGATGGCGCTGTTTAACCGGCTGGCTCAACCGCCCACCAGAGTGACTCGCGTCAGGGGGGACACGCGTCAGCGCAGGAGCAGCGCTCGCTATCAGACACAACCTATCACTCTTGGTGACATGGAGAAG cttCACAATGATGGAGGTTCTCAGTTTGAACACCTCCCTTCGTCCAGAGGAGGAACGCTATCCACTGACCACGCAGGAGACATCCACGTCACTCGAGCGGCAGTTGAAGCCAGCGCCCCTGACCCGAGACCCCACGACCACCAAACTCAGCCTTATCGAGCCTCGCGACATGCAGAGGAAGAAACAGAGCGGGCAGGGGGGAAGAGGAAGCTCCCCTCTCCCGAGAGAGAAGTCAGGCAGGCGGCTCCGCCTCATCCCCATGCTGGAAGAGAGAgaagggaggaagaggaggagcagtGGCGATCTAGAGGGAGGTTGGATGAAGCCATGCTTAACTCAGACCATCACATGTTGATAGAGAGgcaggaacaaaaaaatgagGAAGGGGACCATGTAGCCTTCCAGAGGCGGAGAACATTCAGTGAAG AGTTGCCCGAGCCCACTATTGTGAGATCCAGACTAGCATCGGGTTCATCGAGGGGCGGCGTGTGCCAGCCTCCCGAGACGGACGCGTACCCCGACGACGGGGAACTTGGAGCCGGCACGTTGCAATCTGAACCGCAGGACGATCTGTGTGACGGGATGACAGCCAAACACATGTCCATCAAACAGAG GGTGGCTTTGCTGAAGAAGAGCGGCGAGGACGACTGGAGGAACAGGATCAATAAGAAGCAGGATGCAGTGAAGGTTGCCGTGGACGACCAGAACGCTCACTTGTGGGAAGTGGAGCAGAGCTTCATGAAGAAG GGCGATGAGGAACTGATGATGGATGATCTTGCAGTGTCTGACCAACTTTGG GTCCCCAAATCTTCCAGATCCATGCAGGTAGATGAGAGGTACCCCTGGAGACGGAAG AGAATCACCGAGGCCGCGATGGAGTCGCAGAGGATCGAGGCCCAGATGTCCATCCAGGAGAGGAAAGAGCAGATCGAAGCTCAAGAGGAAGCCTGGAAGTCCAAAGGCCACGGAGCTGCCAACGATTCCACCCAATTTACTGTGGCGGCACGCATGGCCAAAAAAG GGTTGGCCTCCCCTTCTCCTTTGCAATCATCATCGTCCAAAGCCAAGAACAGCAGCCCTGCCATTTCCAAACCACAAGATG AGATCAAGGCAATACCGGATCTCAACCTGGAGTCGGACAGGAAACTGGAAAAGCTGGAGTCATTCCTCGGCAAGCTCAACAGTAAAG CGCTGCCCGAGGCTACTGTCACGGTAACGGAGAAGAAGATAAAAGAAGTCATGACCCTGGACGATGAGGATTTTTCCAAATTCTATCGCCAAGTGGAGGAACCGCTGAGCATCACTAACAAGGTGGAGCTGGCGGATGATTTTGATGCCATTTTCGGGCGGCAGGTTCCGAC GCTGATGTCAGACATGGTGCAGCATAAACGAGCGGTGCGCCCGACGCGCAACGTTCAAGCGTCGAAGAACCCGCTGAAGATGCTCGCTGCCAGAGAGGACATCAGACACGAATACACTGAGCAGCGCCTCAACGTCGGCTTGTTGGAGAGCAGGAGGATGAAGGCGGAGAAAA TGAACATGAACTCCAATTTATCCGACGTGGCCCTGGCCGGTCTTGCCAGCACCGAGAACTTCAGCAATGTCAACTTGCGCAGTGTCAACATCTCTGAGCAGATGTCCAACAATAGCGCCGTGCCTTACAAGAAATTGATGCTCttgcaggtcaaag GCCGGCGACATATTCAGACCAGGCTAGTGGAGCCAAGGGCGTCGTCGCTGAACAGCGGCGACTGTTTCCTCCTCATCACGCCTCACCACTGCTTCATCTGGATGGGAGAGTTTGCTAACGTCATCGAGAAGAATAAG GCTGCAGAGTTGGGCAACTTCATCCAAAGCAAGCGAGATCTGGGTTGTCGCGCCGACAGTGTCCAGGTCATCGAGGAAGGCGTCGATAGTCACGGCCAAGCTGCCAAGGAGTTCTGGAAGATCCTGGGAGGCCTCGCCAGTTACCAGT CAGCGGGAACACCGGATGAAGATGAGCTTTACGAAGGTGCCATCGTGGAAACCAACTGTATTTACCGTCTGATCGACAACAAGCTGGTGCCGGATGACGATTTTTGGGCCAAGATACCCCGTTGTTCCTTACTCAAACCAAAGGAG GTTCTGGTTTTTGACTTTGGTAGTGAGATGTACATTTGGCACGGGAAGGAAGTGACGCTGGCTCAGAGGAAGGTGGCCTTCCAGCTGGCCAAACACCTGTGGAACGGAACATTTGACTACACAAACTGTGACATCAACCCCCTCGATCCCGGAGAATGCAACCCGCTCATTCCAAA GAAAGGCCAGGGTCGTCCTGACTGGGCAGTGTTTGGAAGACTGACTCATCACAATGAAACCACGTTGTTCAAAGAGAAGTTCTTAGATTGGAGCGAGTCCAGGAAAGCACCCAGCCCCAGCAAAACCAGCAACAACCACAGTATTGATCGCAAG GATCAGCCCACCTCTGATCAGCCCCGTGCCTACGACGCCGCCTTAATGTTGCCGCTCCACCAGGCGCCCGTCTGCACTGTTGTGGACGGCTTGAATGTGGGGCGGGGCTACGGATTGGTGGAAGTGGACGATTGGCGCTGCTATGAGATCAGCACGATTGGCGTGGAGGTGTGGCACATCCTGGAGTTTGACTACAGCCGTCTACCGCGCCAAAGCATCGGACAGTTCCATGAGGGTGACACATATGTGGTGAAGTGGAAATTCATGGTCAGCACTGCAG TCTGGAAGCGGCAAAACCCTGAGCAGGTGAAGACGACGGGGCCCGGCAAAGAGAAATGCTGCTACTTTTTTTGGCAAGGTCGCAACTCCACTGTCAGCGAGAAAGGAACGTCGGCACTCATGACTGTCGAGTTGGATGAGGAGCGAGGAGCAcag ATTCAAGTGCAGCAAGGAAAAGAACCTCCGTGCTTCCTGCAGTGCTTCACAGGAAGGATGATCGTCCATGCAGGGAagagagaagaggaggaagaaaactCGCAAA ATGACTGGCGACTATACTGTGTGCGAGGAGAAATGGAGGCAGAGAGCCATCTAGTGGAGGTTGTGTGTCACTGCAGTAGCCTGCGCTCTCGGGTCTCCATGGTACTGCTGAGCGTCAGCCAGTCCCTCATCTACCTCTGGCACGGCTGCAAGTCGCAAGCACACACACGGGAGGTGGCACACACCGCCGCCAGCAGAATCAAAGAACA TTGTCCTCTGGAAGCAGGACTTCACAGCAGCAGCAAGGTGACCATACGGGAATGCGAGGAGGGAGCAGAACCGCAAGGATTTTGGGAGGCCCTCGGCAGGAGAGACAGGAAAGCTTACGACTGCATGCTGCAAG ATCCTGGCAGGTTCAACTTCACACCTCGTCTGTACCAGCTAAGCAGCAGTTCGGGGGATTTCGTAGCTGTTGAGTTTCACTACCCTGCCAGAGACAACAAGCAAGTCAACTCCATGCCTTTCCTACAAGAGGACCTTTATTCCGCCTCCCAACCAG CATTGTTCCTGGTGGACAACCACCATGAAGTGTACCTGTGGCAAGGTTGGTGGCCTCAGGACAGTGAAAGTACCGGCTCCGCCCGAATCCGCTGGGACTCGGACAGGAAGTGCGCAATGGAGACGGTGCTGCAGTACTGCCGAG AAAAGAATCCGAAAAAGGCCCCGAAAGCGTACCTGATCCACGCCGGCCTGGAGCCGCTCACCTTCACCAACATGTTTCCCAGCTGGGAGCACCGGGAGGACGTGGCTGAGATCACCGAGCGG GAAGCCGAGGTGTGTAACCAGATTATTCTGGTGGAGGATGTGTTAGCCAGACTATGTCAGACCGCATACCCTCTGGAAGATCTCCTGGCTCGGCCGCTGCCTGAGGGCGTTGACCCCCTGCGGTTGGAAGTCTACCTCACAGATGAGGACTTTGAG GGCGTGGGGGCTTGTGGAAAG AGAGGCTTGGAGATGACCCGGGAGGAGTACGATAGTATGCCTGCATGGAAGCAGGTGAACTTGAAGAAATCCAAAGGACTTTTCTAA